DNA from Arthrobacter sp. SLBN-112:
CCAGGTCCGCGGGATCGTTGTACGTGGTGTTCTGGGTGGCCACCAGGCCGATGTTTTTCGTTAGCGATGCCAGGGCGGCGAGCATGGTCTGCGCGTCCGGGCGGCCCACCACGTCCAGGGCGTGCGGGCGGCCCAGGTGCTCCCGCAGGCGGAGCCCCTCGCCCAGGAAGAACGCGGCGAACAGTCCGCGCTCGGCGGTCTGGGCGATGCGGCGGAACGATTCGAAGTCCGTCTGCGAGCCGGATTCCGCGGCCTTCCAGATGGTGCCGGAGTTGACGCCCTGGAAAAAGACACCGAACTGGATCTGGCCGGACGGTACAAAGGCATCGGATTTAGCACGGTTGTGCTGTGTCATGGTTTTCCCTTACTTTCCAGCGCCGGCGGGGCAGCGGCGGCGTGTGCGGCAGTGGCGGTTGCGTAGCGGCTCACCGGGCGTTGCAGCCCCAGCAGGTCACGGAGGGTGCCGTCCTGGACAACCGGACGGAGAGCTCCGCGGCGGCGCAGCTCCGGCAGGACCAAACGGCCCAGCTCCTCCAGATCAACAGCGAGCGACGCCGGGTGCAGCCGCACGCCGTCGGCCTCCTTCAGGAGCTCCGTCAGGAAGTCGGTGAGACCGGCTGCGGAACCTGCGTAGACGGCACGGCCGGAATCAATGCCAGCCACACGCCCAGCCGCAGCCTGCCCGCGCGCGTCCAGGACGACGTCGAGCTCGGCAACAACGGCGACGGACGCGCCCACCCGGGCCCGCACGTCGCGGATCTCGGCCGTAAGCAGTTCCGCGGCAGGCGCTGACACCAGCACCCCGTCAACAGCATCCGGCGAAACCACCCCCAGCAGGAACGCCGGAACCAGCACCGGCAGCTGGCCCTGCAGCGGCCGCGGAATGATGGACGGCCCCTTGACGGAGTAGCCCGCACCGGCAAAACCGGCAGGCGTTTCAAAATCGACGTGGTGCAGCTTGTCCACATCGATGTACCGTCCGGTGGCCACATCGCGGATCACGGCGTCGTCCTCCCACGAATCCCACAGCCGCCGGGACACCTCGATGGACGCCGCAGCTTCCTGGCCCAGCGCGGCACCGGCCACGGAAGAACGTCCGACGGCGGCAGCAGCCTCCGGCGATTCGGCCGCGGTCGCGATCCAGCCGGCCCGGCCGCCGGCCACGTAGTCCAGGCTGGCCAGCTGGGTGGAGACGTGGAACGGCTCGGTGTAGACGGTGTCCACCTCGGGGACCAGGGCAATGGTCCGGGAGACGGGCCCGGCAAACGCCGCGCGCTGCAGGGCGTTCGCCCGGCCGGGCACCGGAGCATCGGTGAAGGTGGCGGCGTGAAAGCCGGCCGACTCGGCGGCCAGCACGGCACGGGCGATGTCCGCTCCGGCCCAGCCGGCGCCGTCGAGCTCGATGGCAAGGAACCCTGCCTGACGTGGTGAAGAGGTGCTCACTTCTGGTCCTGACGTTCGTAGGGAATCTTCTCGCCGGCCTCGATGGCCACGGGCAGCCGGTTTTCGGCCGGCGGCAGCGGGCAGGTGGCCAGGTCCGTGTAGGCGCAGGGCAGGTTCACGGCCCGGTTGAAGTCCAGCAGCACCGACCCGTCCGCCGCAGGCACCACCGAGAGCGACCGGTTGGCCGCGTAGGTTGTCTTGCCGGAGGTCTGGTCCGTGAACAGCACGGACAGCGAGCCGGGGGCGTGGCCGTTGAACGCCGTCAGCGCCAGCTCCCGGCCGGCCAACTTGAAGCGGATCTCCCCCGGCGCCTCGTAGACATGCTGGATGCCCTCGACGGCGGCACCCACCGTGGTGGGCCGCGGCGCCTCGAACGGCACGAACGTCCCGCGCACGGCGTAGGCCGCATCCGGCGAGTAGGCGGGCGTGCCCTGGTAGGCCTGCAACAGCGGGTTCTCCGGATGCCTTGGCCGCACGATGTACTCGCCGCCGCGCTTGGCCAGCTCAATGACGGTATCGCCCGACACCAGGTTGATGCCGCCGCGTTCCTTGATGGGGCCGAGCTCAACGGCATCACCGGACACAGTGTTTAGTTCCCTGCCGTCCAGTTGCAGGCTTTCGCCCGCCTCCAGAACCACGCGGACGACGTCGGCCTCCACGCTCCAGGTGCCCGGCGCACCGTCCAGCCGCGCGGGTTCGCTGCCCAGCCAGTGCAGGTGGGTCACCGCCAGGAAACCGTGCCGGTGGGCCCGGTGCTGCTCGTGGGCGGCGTGCCACTCCTGCCAGTCGGCGTCGAAGGACTCAAGGGCGGTGTCCGTGGGTATCGCGTTCATGATGCCTTCCCTGACGGCGCAGCAGATGAAGTGGCCTGCGTGGCCGCGAAGTTCTCCTCGGTGATGGTCTTTGATTCCGGCAGCGCTTCCTCGGACAGGCCCCAGCGTTCCAGGACCTTCCCGTAGGAGCCGTCCTTGATGACGGAGTTGAGGGCCTCGGAGATGACCGGGGCCAGGCCGTTGCCGCGCAGCCTCGTGGCGGCCACCAGCGTCTCGGACGGCCAGCCGGCGTTGACCTTGCCCACCACTCTCAGGTCGTCGCGGGTGTTCTCGCGGTACACGGTGGACGGGTACGGGGCGATGTTGAGGTCCGTTCGGCCGGAGGACAGCGCCAGAATGGTATCGGCGTCGGACGAGTAGTACTGGAGCGTGGCCGGCGCCTTGCCCTTGCCCTCCAGTTCCTTGTTCCAGGCCAGCAGGATCTTCTCCTGGTTGGTGCCGGACCCCACGGAGATCTTCAGGCCGGAGATGTCGTCCGCGCCCTTGATGTCGTAGGTGGACGACTTCTTGGCCTCGAAACCCATGTACGCGGCCCGGTAGCTGGCGAAGTCGAACAGCTTCACCCGGTCCTTGTTCACGCCCACGTTGGAGAACACGGCCTCAAAGTCGCCCGACTGCGTCTTCAGCGGCCAGTTCTCCCAGGAAGTCACCTGGACGTCCAGTTCCAGGCCCAGCTTGTCCGCCACCAGCTGGGCGATGTCCAGCTCGGAGCCGATCGGCGTCTTGTCGTCCGTGGCGTGGAAGGACAGCGGGATGGACCCCGCCGTGGTGGCCACGGTCAG
Protein-coding regions in this window:
- a CDS encoding LLM class flavin-dependent oxidoreductase, which gives rise to MSTSSPRQAGFLAIELDGAGWAGADIARAVLAAESAGFHAATFTDAPVPGRANALQRAAFAGPVSRTIALVPEVDTVYTEPFHVSTQLASLDYVAGGRAGWIATAAESPEAAAAVGRSSVAGAALGQEAAASIEVSRRLWDSWEDDAVIRDVATGRYIDVDKLHHVDFETPAGFAGAGYSVKGPSIIPRPLQGQLPVLVPAFLLGVVSPDAVDGVLVSAPAAELLTAEIRDVRARVGASVAVVAELDVVLDARGQAAAGRVAGIDSGRAVYAGSAAGLTDFLTELLKEADGVRLHPASLAVDLEELGRLVLPELRRRGALRPVVQDGTLRDLLGLQRPVSRYATATAAHAAAAPPALESKGKP
- a CDS encoding transporter substrate-binding domain-containing protein; the protein is MALSTSGLRRSRALDVLPAVVLLGTAALAGCADPGASAASNPSGGAQTTAARNGVVYNTSPDQQRIRAEKDAALAAKVPALIGKDGKLTVATTAGSIPLSFHATDDKTPIGSELDIAQLVADKLGLELDVQVTSWENWPLKTQSGDFEAVFSNVGVNKDRVKLFDFASYRAAYMGFEAKKSSTYDIKGADDISGLKISVGSGTNQEKILLAWNKELEGKGKAPATLQYYSSDADTILALSSGRTDLNIAPYPSTVYRENTRDDLRVVGKVNAGWPSETLVAATRLRGNGLAPVISEALNSVIKDGSYGKVLERWGLSEEALPESKTITEENFAATQATSSAAPSGKAS
- a CDS encoding DUF1684 domain-containing protein gives rise to the protein MNAIPTDTALESFDADWQEWHAAHEQHRAHRHGFLAVTHLHWLGSEPARLDGAPGTWSVEADVVRVVLEAGESLQLDGRELNTVSGDAVELGPIKERGGINLVSGDTVIELAKRGGEYIVRPRHPENPLLQAYQGTPAYSPDAAYAVRGTFVPFEAPRPTTVGAAVEGIQHVYEAPGEIRFKLAGRELALTAFNGHAPGSLSVLFTDQTSGKTTYAANRSLSVVPAADGSVLLDFNRAVNLPCAYTDLATCPLPPAENRLPVAIEAGEKIPYERQDQK